In a single window of the Limnohabitans sp. 2KL-27 genome:
- a CDS encoding acyl-CoA dehydrogenase family protein, which produces MDFSLNDEQKMMIETVRRFIAEELQPLEEEVEDKGFLDKDIAQAIHDKAKALGLYGMNMPAELGGGGLSNMDRILCEEQFGHTTDILIRRAFGNVYEPLLHCKGSQIERWLKPSVAGTRTCAITITEPGAGSDAAGIKTNAKKNEQGWVLNGSKHFISDGEWSDFFLVSAKTGEKEISMFMVDKGLAGFTVGKDQKMMGLRGTPHLELFFDNVQLEDAALLGEAGQGFKLAMGALNVVRLAQVGARAVGKATHVCELMLNWANERKQFGTKIGDFQMVQQMIADSVIEINAARWMVYHAAWMLDQGLDAREQIAMVKVHAAETLGRVVDRAVQVFGGMGFCKELSIERYYRDARIYRIYDGTSEIHRGVIAKSTMKKGAALFDVNR; this is translated from the coding sequence ATGGACTTTTCCCTGAACGACGAACAAAAAATGATGATCGAAACGGTGCGCCGTTTCATCGCTGAAGAATTGCAGCCTCTAGAAGAGGAAGTCGAGGACAAAGGCTTTCTCGATAAAGACATAGCACAGGCCATCCACGACAAAGCCAAGGCTCTGGGTTTGTACGGCATGAACATGCCTGCAGAGCTGGGCGGTGGCGGCCTGTCCAACATGGACCGCATCCTGTGCGAAGAGCAGTTCGGCCACACCACCGACATCCTGATCCGCCGCGCCTTTGGCAATGTGTACGAACCCCTGCTGCACTGCAAGGGCTCGCAAATTGAGCGCTGGCTCAAACCCTCTGTGGCGGGCACACGCACCTGCGCCATCACCATCACCGAACCCGGCGCGGGCTCGGACGCCGCAGGCATCAAAACCAACGCCAAGAAAAACGAGCAAGGTTGGGTCCTGAACGGCTCCAAGCACTTCATCAGCGATGGCGAGTGGAGCGACTTCTTTTTGGTGTCGGCCAAGACCGGCGAGAAAGAAATCTCCATGTTCATGGTCGACAAAGGCCTGGCCGGTTTCACAGTGGGCAAAGACCAAAAAATGATGGGCCTGCGCGGCACGCCGCACCTGGAATTGTTTTTTGACAACGTGCAACTCGAAGACGCCGCCCTGTTGGGCGAAGCGGGCCAAGGCTTCAAGCTGGCCATGGGCGCGCTCAATGTGGTGCGTCTGGCCCAGGTGGGCGCTCGCGCCGTGGGTAAGGCCACGCATGTGTGCGAGCTGATGCTGAACTGGGCCAATGAGCGCAAGCAGTTCGGCACCAAGATTGGCGACTTCCAGATGGTGCAGCAGATGATCGCCGACAGCGTGATCGAGATCAACGCCGCCCGCTGGATGGTTTACCACGCCGCTTGGATGCTGGACCAAGGCTTGGACGCACGCGAGCAGATCGCCATGGTCAAGGTGCACGCCGCAGAAACTTTGGGCCGTGTGGTGGACCGTGCGGTGCAGGTGTTTGGCGGCATGGGCTTTTGCAAGGAGCTGTCCATCGAGCGCTACTACCGAGACGCGAGAATTTATCGCATTTACGACGGCACCAGCGAAATCCACCGGGGCGTGATCGCGAAAAGTACGATGAAAAAAGGCGCAGCGCTGTTTGACGTGAACCGCTGA
- a CDS encoding sugar phosphate isomerase/epimerase: MTRIYSLAYLSSHRCTPAEAIGVAAKTGYSFVGLRLWPNAVGAPQQHLLGQPDALRETLAAQADTGVGVFDLEIIRIGEQFDPHTWDALYDAGAALKAKAILVAGDDTNEARLTENYARLCEVMKPFGMTADLEFMPWTAVKDANAALRIVQGAGSPANAGILVDALHVGRSTTTLDDIRAIPRELFHYAQICDALAGLNFSTEQMIHTARCERLLPGDGTIDLQGLFDALPADLPVSVEVVNFGREANTSVKDWAAECLAKSRTFVET, translated from the coding sequence ATGACCCGCATCTATTCCCTCGCTTACCTGAGCTCGCACCGCTGCACGCCCGCCGAGGCGATCGGTGTCGCGGCGAAAACCGGCTACAGCTTTGTCGGCCTGCGCCTGTGGCCCAACGCCGTGGGTGCGCCGCAGCAGCACCTGCTGGGCCAGCCTGACGCCCTGCGCGAAACCTTGGCGGCTCAAGCCGACACCGGCGTGGGTGTGTTCGATCTGGAAATCATCCGCATCGGCGAGCAGTTCGACCCGCACACCTGGGATGCACTGTACGACGCAGGCGCGGCTCTGAAGGCCAAGGCCATATTGGTGGCCGGAGACGACACCAACGAAGCGCGCCTGACCGAGAACTACGCCCGCCTGTGCGAGGTGATGAAGCCTTTTGGCATGACCGCCGACTTGGAGTTCATGCCCTGGACAGCGGTGAAAGACGCCAACGCTGCGCTGCGCATCGTGCAAGGCGCGGGCAGCCCGGCCAACGCAGGCATCCTGGTCGACGCGTTACACGTTGGCCGCTCCACCACCACACTCGATGACATCCGCGCCATCCCGCGTGAACTGTTCCATTACGCCCAAATTTGCGATGCTTTGGCGGGCTTGAACTTCAGCACCGAGCAAATGATCCACACCGCCCGCTGTGAACGCCTATTGCCCGGCGACGGCACCATCGATTTGCAGGGTCTATTCGACGCCCTGCCCGCCGACCTGCCGGTGAGCGTGGAAGTCGTGAACTTTGGCCGTGAAGCGAACACCTCGGTCAAGGACTGGGCCGCCGAATGCCTGGCCAAGAGTCGGACCTTTGTGGAAACCTGA